In the genome of Taurinivorans muris, one region contains:
- a CDS encoding sulfide/dihydroorotate dehydrogenase-like FAD/NAD-binding protein, producing the protein MAVKILKKESLIPGRTSRLVLEAPHIAETAKPGHFIILRINEKGERFPLTIADTDKKNGTITIVYLVMGTSTTLLENLQEGDEIMDVCGPLGRPTHIVNGGKSHKVICVGGGTGVAAMHHIAKGHSNAGNYVIAVIGARSKDLLLYYDELSKFCDEVLVATNDGSMGIQGMVTDPLIERLKSDNDIKEVVAIGPVPMMEAIAKLTKEYSVPTTVSLNSLMVDGMGMCGACRVTVGGETKFTCVDGPEFDGHKVDFNELKIRLSSFRDKEAQSIEHHKCQCGAH; encoded by the coding sequence ATGGCTGTTAAAATTCTCAAAAAAGAAAGTCTTATTCCGGGCAGAACAAGCCGTTTGGTGTTAGAGGCACCGCATATAGCCGAAACCGCAAAGCCGGGACATTTTATCATCTTAAGAATTAATGAAAAAGGGGAACGTTTTCCTTTGACCATTGCGGACACGGACAAAAAAAACGGTACGATCACCATTGTTTATCTCGTAATGGGAACATCAACGACCCTACTTGAAAATTTGCAGGAAGGCGATGAAATCATGGATGTCTGCGGTCCTCTCGGAAGACCTACCCATATCGTGAACGGCGGCAAATCCCATAAAGTCATCTGCGTCGGCGGCGGAACCGGGGTTGCCGCCATGCACCACATTGCAAAAGGGCACAGCAACGCAGGCAATTACGTTATCGCCGTCATCGGCGCAAGAAGCAAAGACCTTTTGCTTTATTACGACGAATTGTCAAAATTTTGCGACGAAGTTCTTGTCGCAACCAACGACGGAAGCATGGGCATACAAGGCATGGTCACGGATCCGCTCATTGAGCGCCTGAAATCCGATAACGATATTAAGGAAGTTGTAGCCATCGGACCTGTGCCGATGATGGAAGCCATTGCGAAACTCACCAAAGAATACAGCGTTCCGACTACCGTAAGCCTGAACTCCCTCATGGTCGACGGTATGGGAATGTGCGGCGCCTGCCGCGTTACAGTGGGCGGCGAAACGAAGTTTACCTGCGTTGACGGTCCTGAATTTGACGGGCATAAAGTCGATTTCAACGAATTGAAAATCCGTCTCAGTTCTTTCCGCGATAAAGAAGCCCAATCCATTGAACACCATAAATGCCAATGTGGTGCGCACTAA
- the ftsZ gene encoding cell division protein FtsZ — protein sequence MDITIPTQFADHAQITVFGVGGAGGNALEHMISNKLTDVTFVCANTDAQALNRSSAEHKIQLGPQLTKGLGAGAKPEIGQKAAEESMQEIAKYLQNTDMVFITAGMGGGTGTGAAPIIAKMAKEKNILTIGVVTKPFSLIEGKRIHVANKGIEELRQHVDCLIAIPNDRLRAIAPKKATAKEMFMKANDVLLSAVRGVTEVITKPGFINVDFADLTSVMTQKGAAIMGEGLARGENRAIDAAKQAISSPLLEDINIFGAKALLVNITGDITMEEFEQIGEFLKSAVADNGELPDVFYGMVEGSADDAESNDEIHITIIATGLNPDSETVAVPQSSSVIPFQKAVNEEKAQAPEEKSTIVRKPYFTADEYTATLTRNRHTPGAMEFTFDNETDDIPAFIRRQAN from the coding sequence ATGGACATCACTATCCCTACTCAATTTGCTGACCATGCACAAATAACGGTTTTCGGTGTTGGCGGCGCAGGAGGAAATGCGCTCGAACACATGATCAGCAACAAGCTCACCGATGTGACTTTTGTTTGCGCAAACACCGATGCTCAAGCGCTGAACCGCTCAAGCGCCGAGCACAAAATCCAATTGGGACCGCAGCTTACAAAAGGTCTCGGTGCAGGCGCCAAACCTGAAATCGGACAAAAAGCCGCAGAAGAGAGCATGCAGGAAATTGCGAAATATCTGCAAAATACCGACATGGTCTTCATTACTGCCGGCATGGGCGGCGGAACAGGTACCGGAGCAGCCCCAATCATTGCAAAAATGGCGAAAGAAAAAAATATCCTGACAATCGGCGTTGTCACCAAACCCTTCTCCCTTATTGAGGGCAAACGCATCCATGTTGCCAATAAAGGCATTGAAGAACTCCGTCAGCATGTCGATTGCCTTATTGCCATTCCAAACGACAGACTTCGCGCCATCGCACCTAAAAAAGCCACGGCGAAAGAAATGTTCATGAAAGCCAACGACGTGCTTTTGTCCGCGGTTCGCGGCGTGACGGAAGTTATTACAAAACCGGGCTTTATCAACGTCGACTTTGCAGACCTCACCTCCGTTATGACCCAAAAAGGCGCAGCCATTATGGGTGAAGGCTTGGCAAGAGGGGAAAACCGCGCCATTGACGCAGCAAAACAAGCAATTTCAAGTCCGCTTTTGGAAGATATCAACATTTTTGGCGCAAAAGCGCTTCTCGTCAATATTACCGGCGATATCACCATGGAAGAATTCGAGCAAATCGGTGAATTCCTGAAATCCGCCGTTGCCGACAACGGAGAATTGCCCGACGTATTCTACGGTATGGTTGAAGGTTCTGCCGACGATGCGGAAAGCAACGACGAAATCCATATCACCATTATTGCGACCGGTCTCAATCCTGACAGCGAAACCGTTGCGGTTCCTCAAAGTTCTTCCGTCATTCCTTTTCAAAAAGCAGTGAACGAAGAAAAAGCGCAGGCTCCTGAAGAAAAAAGCACAATCGTCCGCAAACCCTATTTCACTGCGGATGAATATACGGCTACCCTGACCCGCAACCGCCATACACCCGGCGCAATGGAATTCACATTTGACAACGAAACGGATGATATTCCTGCTTTCATTAGAAGACAAGCAAACTAA
- the ftsA gene encoding cell division protein FtsA has translation MPKSELIVGLDIGTTKICVVVGEINDHGNINIVGVGNSPSTGLRKGVVVNIEQTVQSIRQAIDEAEAMVGCTIGSVYAGIAGSHIKGTNSHGVIAIKGGEVSQKDIERVLDAAKAVAIPMDRDVIHILPQEYIVDDQRGIIEPLGMSGVRLEVNVHIVTGSVTSAQNILRSCQKSNIDVTDIVLEALASSKAILTDEEREIGVAIVDIGGGTSDIAIFADNAIKYTGAVPLGGQNLTNDIAFGLRTPISAAEKIKIKYGCCLGEMVSPDETIEVPSVGGRPSRQVARQVLAAICEPRMEEIFFHINQELERSGYKRKIGAGVVLTGGSSLIEGAQELAEQIFGLPTRIGSPQNLGGGFTEMVSNPKYATAVGLLFYGAENEGASEPIFAETDSDSGVLSKVLNHMKKWFSEIK, from the coding sequence ATGCCCAAGTCAGAATTAATTGTCGGACTTGATATCGGAACAACCAAAATTTGTGTTGTTGTGGGAGAAATCAACGACCACGGCAATATAAATATCGTAGGTGTTGGCAATAGCCCGTCAACGGGGCTTCGCAAAGGAGTTGTCGTAAATATTGAACAAACGGTTCAATCCATTCGGCAAGCCATTGACGAAGCTGAGGCTATGGTCGGCTGCACCATCGGTTCCGTATATGCGGGCATTGCAGGCAGCCACATAAAAGGCACGAACAGCCACGGCGTTATCGCAATCAAAGGCGGAGAAGTCAGCCAAAAAGATATCGAACGCGTCCTTGACGCGGCAAAAGCCGTCGCTATCCCCATGGACAGGGATGTCATCCATATTTTGCCGCAGGAATATATTGTCGACGATCAGCGCGGCATTATCGAGCCGCTTGGCATGAGCGGCGTCCGTCTGGAAGTGAATGTGCATATCGTCACGGGCTCCGTCACTTCCGCGCAGAATATTCTGCGCTCCTGCCAGAAAAGCAATATCGATGTTACCGACATCGTGCTTGAAGCCCTTGCCTCTTCAAAAGCGATTTTGACCGACGAAGAAAGGGAAATCGGTGTCGCCATCGTGGATATCGGCGGCGGCACAAGCGACATAGCGATTTTTGCGGACAATGCGATAAAATACACCGGAGCGGTTCCTCTTGGCGGACAAAACCTTACCAATGATATTGCTTTCGGTTTGAGAACCCCTATTTCGGCAGCGGAAAAAATTAAAATCAAATACGGCTGCTGTCTCGGAGAAATGGTTTCTCCCGATGAAACCATAGAAGTCCCAAGCGTCGGAGGACGCCCCTCAAGGCAGGTCGCCCGCCAAGTCTTGGCAGCCATCTGCGAACCGCGCATGGAAGAAATTTTCTTTCACATCAACCAAGAACTGGAACGTTCCGGATATAAACGTAAAATCGGAGCGGGCGTCGTACTGACCGGCGGAAGTTCCCTTATCGAGGGGGCGCAAGAACTTGCGGAACAAATTTTCGGACTTCCGACCCGTATCGGCTCACCTCAAAATCTTGGAGGCGGCTTTACCGAAATGGTAAGCAACCCAAAATATGCGACAGCTGTCGGACTTCTTTTCTACGGCGCTGAAAACGAAGGCGCAAGCGAACCGATTTTTGCTGAAACAGACAGCGATTCCGGCGTACTGAGCAAAGTTTTAAACCATATGAAAAAATGGTTTTCAGAAATAAAATAG
- a CDS encoding cell division protein FtsQ/DivIB, which yields MEIRKYSFKKNKRNDYKVNARINSNKFINKNKPNKEEKIRKENFFDKINKILFQKYFKIFLPILSSCIIICILIYGSIELYRHITGNDNFLLTEIDIKGETYLTKDEIIDLSGLQKNTNILKYKINQIEANLLKSNWIQDIKIKRTLPSKFIIEIIERKPSFIIINNNELYYLDSKAQYIEKVNKNKFISLPVLYTDNATINEINMLPDFINELETTDFQYAINEISWINISPLYGFELFIESSNLTLQIDKQNYEENIKNLVSVINDLKKRKEIRKVRKIQAAFNKVMIIKEQ from the coding sequence ATGGAAATAAGAAAATACTCTTTTAAAAAAAATAAGCGAAATGATTATAAAGTTAATGCAAGAATTAATTCAAATAAATTTATCAATAAAAATAAACCTAATAAAGAAGAAAAAATACGAAAAGAAAATTTTTTCGATAAGATAAATAAAATATTATTTCAGAAATATTTTAAAATTTTTCTTCCGATACTAAGTTCATGTATTATCATATGTATATTAATATACGGAAGTATCGAATTATATCGTCATATAACGGGAAATGATAATTTTTTACTCACGGAAATCGATATTAAAGGAGAAACATATCTTACAAAAGATGAAATAATTGATTTAAGTGGTTTACAAAAAAATACCAATATTCTTAAATATAAAATAAATCAAATAGAAGCAAATTTATTAAAATCAAATTGGATACAAGATATTAAAATAAAAAGAACTTTACCGTCAAAATTCATAATAGAAATTATTGAAAGAAAACCCTCTTTTATAATTATTAACAATAATGAATTATATTATCTTGATAGCAAAGCTCAATATATTGAAAAAGTTAATAAAAATAAATTTATCAGTTTACCTGTACTCTATACGGATAATGCAACCATTAATGAAATTAATATGTTACCTGATTTTATCAATGAACTCGAAACAACAGATTTTCAATACGCGATAAATGAAATAAGCTGGATTAATATAAGCCCTCTGTATGGCTTTGAATTATTTATAGAATCCAGTAATTTGACACTTCAAATCGACAAGCAGAATTATGAAGAAAATATAAAGAATTTGGTAAGCGTAATAAACGACTTAAAAAAACGTAAAGAAATTAGGAAAGTACGAAAAATTCAAGCGGCATTTAACAAAGTGATGATCATTAAAGAGCAATAA
- the murB gene encoding UDP-N-acetylmuramate dehydrogenase, whose translation MLQIRHNMALKHKTTIGLGGKTPYYLCIKSARDMLEFAELESKLGIPFNILGGGSNLIIADESLCKELPFGILDIDIVEEISCRPFIADEKEMLPPLVREYLRRGHTHFTELTVSAGYKIPKLLQFCKENGLTGLEGLVGIPCRLGGTVAMNAGAYQTEISDVLSQVEIFHKNHGIIKCSRKDMELSYRQSSFFCQGKKLENPIILSASFIFPQLDKNIVKNKMEKNLLTKKNTQPIHARTAGCAFKNPINENGEKISAGLLLDKAGLKNIKVNAMQFSKIHASFLENTGDGKTKDAIELLNIAKDKVLTLFNIHLEEEVKLWK comes from the coding sequence ATGCTTCAAATCCGGCACAATATGGCTCTCAAACATAAAACCACCATAGGTCTTGGCGGAAAAACCCCTTATTATCTATGTATAAAATCCGCCCGAGACATGCTGGAATTTGCTGAACTTGAAAGCAAACTCGGCATCCCTTTTAACATTCTCGGCGGAGGCAGCAACCTCATAATCGCCGATGAAAGCCTCTGCAAAGAATTGCCTTTTGGAATTTTGGATATTGACATCGTCGAAGAAATTTCATGCCGCCCGTTCATTGCCGATGAAAAAGAAATGCTTCCTCCTCTTGTCAGGGAATATTTGCGGCGTGGTCATACACATTTCACGGAACTTACCGTCAGCGCCGGATACAAAATTCCGAAACTTTTGCAATTCTGTAAAGAAAACGGGCTAACCGGGCTTGAGGGTTTGGTGGGCATTCCATGCCGTTTGGGGGGGACTGTCGCCATGAACGCGGGGGCATACCAAACGGAAATAAGCGACGTTCTTAGTCAAGTTGAAATTTTTCATAAAAATCACGGAATAATAAAATGCTCAAGAAAAGACATGGAGTTATCATACAGGCAATCTTCCTTTTTCTGCCAAGGGAAGAAGCTCGAAAACCCGATCATTTTAAGTGCGTCTTTCATTTTTCCGCAACTCGACAAAAACATTGTCAAAAATAAAATGGAAAAAAATCTGCTTACCAAAAAAAATACCCAACCCATTCACGCCCGCACGGCAGGCTGCGCTTTCAAAAATCCAATCAACGAAAACGGAGAAAAAATAAGTGCGGGACTTTTGCTTGACAAGGCAGGATTGAAAAATATCAAAGTAAACGCTATGCAATTCTCAAAAATTCATGCGAGTTTTCTTGAAAATACAGGTGACGGAAAGACTAAAGACGCAATAGAACTATTAAATATCGCAAAAGATAAGGTATTAACTTTATTTAATATTCATTTAGAAGAGGAAGTAAAATTATGGAAATAA
- the murC gene encoding UDP-N-acetylmuramate--L-alanine ligase, with protein MNNKIRAIHMIGIGGSGMSGIAEVLLNLGYTVTGSDMSESKTVQHLKKLGAEIFIGHAEENIKNPQVVVRSTAVHDDNAEIAAAKKRNIPVIARAEMLAELMRLRYGIAIAGTHGKTTTTSLTASIFDEAEQDATVIIGGLLNAYGTNAKLGKGNYLIAEADESDGSFLYLFPIINVVTNIDYDHIDFYGNQENIDNSFISFMNKVPFYGVNIVCGDDEGIQRILPKVKRPVITYGFGANNKLRAEITGSGKTNHFKVYKKITAANAQAEEKFWGEVSLNHPGKHNVLNALAAICVSIEADIPKEAILEGLKGFKGVGRRFELKGQVNNITVIDDYGHHPTEIKMTVNCAKQAYPNSRIIMAFQPHRFSRTEALFGDFCSCFEGVDKLFLSEIYAASEKPIPGINSASLAHGIRQICPNLSVATCNTNDEIIEKLCGEVREGDIVITQGAGNITALAPKILEFLGK; from the coding sequence ATGAACAATAAAATCCGTGCCATACATATGATAGGAATAGGCGGCAGCGGCATGAGCGGCATTGCGGAAGTGCTTCTCAATCTGGGCTACACCGTTACCGGTTCCGATATGAGCGAAAGCAAAACAGTACAGCACTTAAAAAAACTCGGTGCTGAAATTTTCATCGGGCACGCGGAAGAAAATATCAAAAATCCGCAGGTTGTCGTCCGTTCAACAGCCGTACATGATGACAATGCAGAAATTGCCGCAGCCAAAAAACGCAATATCCCTGTTATCGCCCGCGCTGAAATGCTTGCCGAACTCATGCGTCTGCGGTACGGCATCGCCATTGCCGGCACGCATGGAAAAACAACCACGACATCTTTAACGGCTTCGATTTTTGACGAAGCGGAACAGGACGCTACAGTCATTATCGGCGGACTTCTGAATGCATACGGCACAAACGCAAAACTTGGAAAAGGAAATTACCTCATCGCAGAAGCTGATGAATCAGACGGTTCATTTCTTTACCTTTTCCCGATCATCAACGTTGTGACCAATATCGATTACGACCATATCGACTTTTACGGAAACCAGGAAAATATTGACAACTCCTTTATTTCTTTCATGAATAAAGTTCCTTTTTACGGCGTCAACATTGTCTGCGGAGACGACGAAGGCATACAGAGAATACTTCCGAAAGTAAAACGTCCTGTCATCACCTACGGTTTCGGCGCAAACAACAAACTGCGCGCTGAAATTACCGGCAGCGGCAAAACAAATCATTTCAAGGTCTATAAGAAAATCACCGCAGCCAACGCCCAAGCGGAAGAAAAATTTTGGGGTGAGGTAAGCCTCAATCATCCGGGAAAACACAATGTTCTCAATGCGTTGGCGGCTATTTGCGTAAGTATTGAAGCGGATATTCCAAAAGAAGCTATCCTCGAAGGTTTGAAAGGGTTCAAAGGCGTCGGACGGCGTTTTGAATTAAAAGGTCAGGTCAATAACATTACCGTAATTGACGATTACGGACATCATCCGACGGAAATAAAAATGACTGTCAACTGTGCGAAGCAGGCATATCCGAACAGCAGAATCATCATGGCGTTCCAGCCCCACCGCTTTTCACGCACAGAAGCGTTGTTCGGAGATTTTTGCAGCTGCTTTGAGGGGGTTGACAAATTATTCCTTTCAGAAATTTATGCCGCCAGCGAAAAACCTATTCCGGGCATAAACAGTGCGAGCCTCGCCCATGGTATCCGCCAGATTTGTCCGAACCTTTCCGTTGCAACCTGCAATACGAACGATGAAATTATTGAAAAACTGTGCGGCGAAGTCAGGGAAGGCGATATCGTCATCACACAAGGAGCGGGAAACATCACCGCTTTAGCTCCAAAGATTTTGGAATTTCTGGGAAAATAA
- the murG gene encoding undecaprenyldiphospho-muramoylpentapeptide beta-N-acetylglucosaminyltransferase has translation MMDTLKIIVSTGGTGGHIFPALAVADEIKRKYPNAEVLFAGSLYGKEKELCRKHGLDFYGLNVRGIKGRGLKAISALFAMSKAILESCRFLKKYKPHAVIGFGGYACFAMLLAAKLRGVPTMIHEQNAVAGLANAILAKLVDTVCLSLPDTQKQFNPEKCVLTGNPIRHEIANVKKENKDYTELLVMGGSLGAVAINSLAVQLLGTLRDNNIHIIHQCGEKDYARVAEAYKSHGYSQAEIDTMLFPFIDNMAEAYAKADFALCRAGATSIAELAATKTPALFIPFPYAANDHQTANAQSIVSRSGAIMVKESDIKQYPMDKIILSILQSKAELSEMAENIGKSAQKNAAENVVVELDNLLQKKRQS, from the coding sequence ATGATGGACACGCTTAAAATCATTGTTTCCACAGGCGGTACGGGCGGACATATTTTCCCCGCCCTAGCCGTTGCCGACGAAATAAAACGAAAATACCCCAATGCCGAAGTATTGTTTGCCGGTTCCTTATACGGAAAAGAAAAGGAACTCTGCCGAAAACACGGGCTTGATTTTTACGGTCTGAACGTGCGGGGAATAAAAGGACGCGGATTAAAAGCAATTTCAGCGCTTTTTGCCATGTCCAAAGCAATTCTTGAAAGCTGCCGTTTTTTGAAAAAATACAAACCCCACGCCGTGATCGGTTTCGGCGGGTATGCCTGCTTTGCCATGCTTCTTGCCGCAAAACTCCGCGGCGTTCCCACCATGATACACGAACAAAACGCTGTTGCCGGTCTTGCCAATGCAATTCTTGCGAAACTGGTTGATACCGTTTGCCTTTCCCTTCCGGATACGCAGAAGCAATTCAACCCTGAAAAATGCGTGCTTACGGGAAATCCCATCCGCCATGAAATTGCAAATGTGAAAAAGGAAAACAAAGATTATACCGAACTTCTCGTCATGGGGGGAAGCCTCGGCGCTGTCGCAATCAATTCTCTTGCCGTGCAGCTTCTCGGTACGCTTCGGGACAACAACATCCATATCATCCACCAATGCGGCGAAAAAGATTATGCCAGAGTTGCGGAAGCATATAAAAGTCACGGATACAGCCAAGCGGAAATCGACACCATGCTGTTTCCATTCATTGATAACATGGCTGAAGCTTACGCAAAAGCGGACTTCGCCCTTTGCCGGGCGGGAGCGACAAGCATTGCAGAACTTGCGGCAACGAAAACCCCTGCCCTTTTCATTCCTTTTCCTTACGCCGCCAACGACCACCAAACCGCCAACGCTCAAAGCATAGTCAGCCGCAGCGGGGCGATCATGGTCAAAGAAAGCGATATAAAACAATATCCCATGGATAAAATTATTCTTTCCATTTTGCAAAGTAAGGCTGAATTATCAGAAATGGCGGAAAACATCGGAAAATCGGCGCAAAAAAATGCGGCGGAAAACGTTGTTGTCGAACTTGATAACCTTTTACAGAAAAAGAGACAATCATGA